Within Psychrobacter sp. DAB_AL43B, the genomic segment CTTTCGATACTCATAACTACAGTACTGACTACCTCTGTCAGAATGTAAAATCAACCCTTGGCTGGGCCGCTTGCTCTTAATGGCCATGTTTAATGCACGGCAGACTAAATCTGCTGTCATATGCTTGCCTGTGGCATAGCCGACAAGCTCTTTAGTGTAGAGGTCTTTAACTCCTGCTAAGTACAGCCAACCCTCATTTGTCCAAATATAAGTGATGTCACTAACCCACGACTCGTTAGGACGATTGGCATCAAACTTCTGATCAGGCAGGTTCGGATAAATTAGCTTATTATATTTGGAGTTGGCGACGGCAAGCAATGCCGTACTCTTCTTTGACTCGTCTGATCATGTATTGACTAATATGATGGCCTTGCTCTGCAAGATGAGCTTGCAAACGATTAACACTATAGCGCTGTTTGGTCTCGCTATGAGCTACCCTGACAAGCAGTTCACACTGATTACGATGGGTCTGCTGACAGCTGATATCGCGTTTCGTCCATTCGTAGTAGCTAGAGGGTGCAATGTCTAGCACTTTGCACATGCGAGTAATGTTAAAAAACCGCTGATTGGCTTTAATGTAAGCGTACTTCATAAGCTGTGTTTGGCAAAGTACGCCGTGACCTCATTCGAGCATAGCTCTCATCTTGCGTCGGGGCGAAGCAGTGCTTCGCTTTATCCCTCCTCATTTAATATCTCTCGTTCCTCTTCAGCCACTTTGAGCTGTTTTATTTCCTGAATAGCTGCCATAAGATCGGGATCATATTGCTTAGTGCCGACAAGCTTGCCTTGATTGGCTTTGTTCTGCCAGTTGGATAACGTTTGCATGGCTATGCCGAGCTGCTTTGCAGTGGCTGAAATATTACCGTTGTTGTCTGCTATCTTCTTAACAGCTTCTGCTTTAAATTCTATGCTATAGGTTCTGATTTTCTTGGTCATGGTAAACTCCTCATTGAGTCGTTAGTTTACCAAGCTTACTTCTACGGTTTCTTCAGCATAGCCCAACTCAAGTATGTGTCGATGATACATACCACTATCAAATCGTTTTTTTTGCTAATGAATCATCAGTAGATTGCCCGTTTTAATTTTCAAATTAACTATTTCTTCACTATATTTTGTTAAAACCAAACCAAAAAAAATCCGACCACATTAAGTGATCGGATTTTTAATATTTGGTGGAGATGGCGGGAGTTGAACCCGCGTCCGCCAGCATTACGCTCATGAATCTACATGTTTAGTTTCTGTCTTTAATTTTAGTCTGCACCGATCCGACAGTCAGGATGGATTAGCCGATTCTCTACTTTTGAACCCAAGCGATTGAGACAATCACTTGTGGCGATCCTACATGCGGACGCTTCAACTTAGTTGACCAACTGTAGGTGATCAGCAACCAAGTAAGCAGGGTTTAAGCTGCTAGAGCGTAATTTTCGTCGTTTGCGACTATAACAATATATGTTTGATTAACGAGAGGACATATACTCTCGACATGCATCATTGAGTTTCATCACCAGCGTCGAAGCCAGAACATCCCCAATAAGGTCGATGATTATATAGTACTTATACGCCTGCTTGCAACCTATTAGCAGTTCGTATTACATTACGTTACAGCTTAATCATCTAAGCCAATACTTCATTCAGCCACTTACCGATATTTTGAATCTGCGGCATACAAACCTGATGTGCCATTGGATAAGTATGGTAAACGACGTTATAGCCTTTCTCTGATAGTAGCTGCTGCGCCTGCTCACCCAAAACAACCGGAACGACAGGGTCGTGTGTGCCATGCTCAATCAATATTGGCATGTCTTTATTAGCCGCACTATAATCGATATTATCATTGGTTGCTAAATAAGTAGATAGCGCCATCAGACCTGCTAAACGCTGTGGATAGCCGAGTGCCACATGATAAGCCACTGCCCCGCCCTGCGAAAACCCTGCGATTACAATATGTTCAGGAGCGACACCGCGCTCAATTTCACGGCTGATCAAATCATGTATTTGCTGAGAAGACTCTTCAATCTGCGCAATATCAACTTTCCGTTCTAGGCTCATCTCTAAGATGTCGTACCAAGCTGGCATTACCATGCCACCATTGATTGTCACTGGGCGCTGTGGAGCGTGGGGAAATAGGAAGCGTACAGCCATATCATCAGACAATCCTAATTGCGGCACGACTGGCTCGAAGTCATGACCACTGGCACCCAAACCATGTAGCCAAATGACTGACCGATTAATAGCTTTTCTAGTAGGGTTGTGTTCTACAATGACGCACTCTAAATATTCACTCATAATTGATCCTTAATAATATTCAAAAATTTAAATAGGGTTAAAGTTGCAAAATAGGCTCGGTTGTCATCATTCCTTAAACATAACCCGATACTTTAAGTGCTTGGTAAATGACAATAACAGTCATACTTATTATTTTGCATTTTTTGTGGAGACAGTTTACATGACAATTTCGAATAATTCAGTGGCTAAGCACACTCAGTTGAAGAAAGTATCACTTAAACGAGTTATTCAAATAGGTTTTACTTTGCCTTTAGCGATTACCAGTAGCCTATTATTAATAGGTTGTGATGAAGATAGCGACTCATCAACTACAGTACTGCCTACTCTACCACCGACTACTGATGAACCGACCCAATCCGTCGCATATAGCTATGGAGTTCGACCATTTTATCTGGTCAATGATATGGATGAGGGCCCGCTTAAAGACGAGTTGCTGGCGTGCAAAGCGCAAATACCTAGTAAGACAGACTTCTCTATTTCCCATCGCGGCGCACCATTACAGTTTCCTGAGCATACTTATGACAGCTATGTGGCTTCGGCACAAATGGGCGCAGGTATATCAGAGTGTGATGTTGCTTTTACCAAAGATGGTGAGCTGGTATGTCGCCACGCACAAAACGACTTACATACCACCACCAACATTCTCGCGACCACACTGGCTGACCAATGTACCGTACCACCAATAGTGGATGGCAATGGAATACTGACCAATGCGGCGGACATTGAATGCCGAACCTCGGATATTAGCGCGAGTAAATTCAAAAGTCTTAAAGGAAAAATGGACGCTGCGAACCCTCAAGCGACCAATATTAATGAGTATATGAATGCGACTGCGTCATGGCGAACTGACTTGTATTCACAAAACGGTGAACTACTCACTTTAAAAGAGCACATTGCGCTTGCCAGCAGCTTGGGCATGAAGCACACGCCTGAATTAAAATCTCCCGTCGTTACTATGCCTTTTAATGGTTATAGTTTAGATACTTAT encodes:
- a CDS encoding alpha/beta hydrolase, with protein sequence MSEYLECVIVEHNPTRKAINRSVIWLHGLGASGHDFEPVVPQLGLSDDMAVRFLFPHAPQRPVTINGGMVMPAWYDILEMSLERKVDIAQIEESSQQIHDLISREIERGVAPEHIVIAGFSQGGAVAYHVALGYPQRLAGLMALSTYLATNDNIDYSAANKDMPILIEHGTHDPVVPVVLGEQAQQLLSEKGYNVVYHTYPMAHQVCMPQIQNIGKWLNEVLA
- a CDS encoding glycerophosphodiester phosphodiesterase family protein, with product MTISNNSVAKHTQLKKVSLKRVIQIGFTLPLAITSSLLLIGCDEDSDSSTTVLPTLPPTTDEPTQSVAYSYGVRPFYLVNDMDEGPLKDELLACKAQIPSKTDFSISHRGAPLQFPEHTYDSYVASAQMGAGISECDVAFTKDGELVCRHAQNDLHTTTNILATTLADQCTVPPIVDGNGILTNAADIECRTSDISASKFKSLKGKMDAANPQATNINEYMNATASWRTDLYSQNGELLTLKEHIALASSLGMKHTPELKSPVVTMPFNGYSLDTYRQQLINTYKAAGVSPSEVYPQSFNIEDIEYWLNNEPLFAVNAVYLIDDSNATAAGKTFDKNDPTTWKHSLAEIKARGVNTIAPASWLLVTTDGNGKMIPSTYATQAKANGLDILTWSLERSGPLAGGGDWYYSGLGDAINNDGDMMNYIDVLAQDVGVRGIFSDWPATVSYYANCKGLK